A section of the Alkalispirochaeta americana genome encodes:
- a CDS encoding TatD family hydrolase — MKKTPLDISRVSRETPWIPGMSDSHFHSQALADQGLDPRKLLRELRNLGMGPLMDVAITPEDTDKTGDLPRIYPALYRSCGLHPVASCREDWREALALIDHKLSQEPFSALGETGLDWYRTYAPRERQQEIFDAQLALASSHGLPVIVHNREADQDCLEALKKAALSRGGIMHCFSSSPTWVKSFVDAGMYISFAGNITFPSARELREALVCVPKERLLLETDAPFLAPHPHRGKLNHPAMVAFTYATAAELRGENLEDLVHQVSENLETLLGDLPQ; from the coding sequence ATGAAAAAGACTCCCCTGGATATATCCCGGGTCTCCCGGGAAACTCCCTGGATACCCGGCATGAGCGACAGCCATTTTCACAGCCAGGCCCTGGCAGACCAGGGGCTTGATCCCCGGAAGCTCTTGCGTGAACTTCGCAACCTCGGGATGGGCCCCCTCATGGACGTGGCGATCACCCCCGAGGACACCGACAAGACCGGAGACCTGCCCCGGATTTATCCAGCGCTTTACCGGTCCTGCGGCCTTCATCCGGTGGCATCCTGCCGCGAAGACTGGCGTGAGGCCCTGGCCCTGATCGACCACAAACTTTCACAGGAACCATTTTCAGCTCTGGGCGAGACAGGTCTGGATTGGTACCGAACCTATGCGCCCCGGGAACGGCAGCAGGAGATTTTCGATGCTCAACTTGCCTTGGCATCCAGCCATGGCCTGCCGGTAATCGTTCACAACCGCGAAGCTGATCAGGACTGCCTGGAGGCCCTGAAAAAGGCAGCTCTCTCCCGAGGCGGAATCATGCATTGCTTCAGCTCATCCCCAACTTGGGTGAAATCCTTTGTTGATGCAGGCATGTATATCAGCTTTGCCGGAAACATCACCTTCCCCTCGGCCCGGGAGCTCCGGGAAGCCCTGGTTTGCGTCCCCAAAGAGCGGTTGCTCCTCGAAACAGATGCTCCCTTTCTCGCTCCTCATCCCCATCGGGGGAAACTGAATCATCCTGCCATGGTGGCTTTCACCTACGCAACGGCGGCGGAGCTGCGCGGAGAAAATCTGGAGGATCTTGTCCACCAGGTCTCGGAAAATCTGGAAACCCTCCTGGGCGACCTGCCTCAGTAG